In a single window of the Ignavibacteriales bacterium genome:
- a CDS encoding glycosyltransferase family 2 protein, with amino-acid sequence MNGNYNRGKDYAVVLSLCMIIKNEEKYLRDCLESVKDVAEEIIIVDTGSSDKSLEIAESFDSNIFHFTWINNFSAARNFAISKCTGDWILYLDADERLSAKSISELKVLVSRNENIGIKCIVKNIDAEFNRTNTMKYTRLFRNQPEVKFAGRVHEQIDSSLLQLKYKIVDSSIEIIHLGYNISSDAKKGKAKRNLQLLLEDYETSNSAYCAYQLAQTYNVLDDNENAIKFSFEALEKNELNIQQRAISCGLISNIYLKEHKVEAAHKFVIEGLKFDGKQPYLNLLASKIYLRLQNLSKAEYYCAMALEQNNRLFTGNNYSSIDIILSEDEIIYFGIILAIQSENKKNLDFYLTALEKYLRIQPGNNFDKKIGLIKKLCSKIRLSENEEMELVGLINRKNLDYFLEFLRIYNFSESKLRILEKLAYSFSKEPGFVSLYGVTLADNNLVEKAITVLESLVDSNESEPSTLFHLISLYVKSNQVNKISGYINFLETNYSNIPEIKARLPLLKQKLTALF; translated from the coding sequence ATGAATGGAAATTATAACAGAGGAAAGGATTATGCAGTTGTGTTAAGTCTTTGCATGATTATAAAAAACGAAGAAAAGTATTTGAGAGATTGTCTGGAATCTGTTAAAGATGTAGCAGAAGAAATTATAATTGTAGATACTGGTTCGTCAGACAAGTCTCTTGAAATTGCTGAATCATTCGACTCAAATATTTTTCATTTTACATGGATAAATAATTTTTCTGCCGCAAGAAATTTTGCAATTAGTAAATGCACCGGAGATTGGATTTTATATCTTGATGCAGATGAAAGATTATCAGCAAAATCAATTTCTGAATTAAAAGTGTTGGTTAGCAGAAATGAAAACATTGGAATAAAATGTATTGTAAAAAATATTGATGCAGAATTCAATCGCACTAATACGATGAAATATACCCGGTTGTTCAGAAATCAACCCGAAGTAAAATTTGCCGGACGAGTGCATGAACAAATTGATTCATCGTTGCTTCAATTAAAATATAAAATTGTTGATTCATCGATAGAAATAATTCATCTTGGTTATAATATTTCTTCAGATGCAAAAAAGGGGAAAGCCAAACGCAATCTTCAATTGCTTTTAGAAGATTACGAAACCAGCAATTCAGCATACTGTGCATACCAGCTTGCACAAACTTATAATGTCCTTGATGACAATGAAAATGCCATAAAATTTTCGTTTGAGGCTTTAGAAAAAAATGAATTGAACATCCAGCAGCGGGCAATCTCTTGTGGTCTAATTTCTAATATTTACTTAAAAGAACATAAAGTAGAAGCAGCACATAAGTTTGTTATTGAAGGTTTGAAGTTTGACGGCAAACAACCCTACTTAAATTTGCTTGCATCAAAAATATATTTGCGTTTGCAAAATTTATCAAAAGCCGAATACTATTGCGCGATGGCGTTGGAGCAGAATAACAGGTTGTTTACCGGAAATAATTATTCTTCAATTGATATAATTCTAAGTGAAGATGAAATAATATATTTTGGAATTATCTTAGCCATACAATCGGAAAATAAAAAAAATCTGGATTTTTATTTAACCGCTTTAGAAAAATATTTGCGAATTCAACCGGGAAATAATTTTGATAAAAAAATTGGTTTGATAAAGAAGTTATGTTCAAAAATTCGTTTAAGTGAAAACGAGGAAATGGAACTTGTTGGTTTAATTAATAGAAAAAATTTGGATTACTTTCTTGAATTTTTACGGATATATAATTTCTCCGAATCAAAATTAAGAATACTGGAGAAACTGGCTTATAGTTTTTCAAAGGAGCCAGGCTTTGTGAGTTTATATGGAGTAACTCTGGCTGATAATAATTTGGTTGAAAAAGCAATTACAGTTTTAGAGTCTCTTGTTGATTCTAATGAAAGTGAACCATCTACACTTTTTCACTTAATTTCTCTTTATGTAAAATCAAATCAGGTAAACAAAATATCCGGTTATATAAATTTTCTTGAAACTAATTATAGTAATATTCCAGAAATAAAAGCCAGGCTACCATTGCTTAAACAGAAACTCACAGCATTATTTTGA
- a CDS encoding glycosyltransferase: protein MKYFPKITVITPSYNQGQFLEETIRSVVEQNYPNLEYMVFDGGSTDSSVEIIKKYEKNISFWVSERDKGQTDAINKGFNKATGEIVTWLNSDDFYYPNALHLIAEMYNKYPEAGLYVGNGAIADKNGKRIRKYSNDLLFDFDILLKGSNYILQPSTFINSKAIKDLGFLDETLFYAMDLEYWLRVAQKYEVVTVNEELSAYRWYDEIKTKNGGIKRWVELWNIMRRYSKAHITPGLLVEFFNVLQEQDVINDLGFNIEDYAKENWQKFYLVMQKYLNTNDCIPIHSKGKVFVKEKPETKKVIPVQKEKTNHLNIIRSRGSNLKVDIVLPEGHSWFVREGYAEALKKFNVYGKSFYVSDKKDNKELYNYLKNPNADIMFLMNTEWHAQYLHKTYDWQKRWNENKLIKVLFSFECMNNPTIKGNNIWWSDNITAINNAMKTVQAVVYAHEIDEELFGNYGVPVLWQPFAIDENLFPEPKRYLSRKQKAFFKGKTTPFYYEKTYSKRRVIAQQLKQSNSFEIYEDYNWQSNRQFIEEMNEYQITLGLPSLSPTMVVRPFEAMGSGCVCFQNKVLGGKTNLLFEDGKNLLLYDENNIPELIEKVKYVIDNPEYGRQIAEAGYKEVMEKHTINNRVSGFLKWLEGNSLNIQPALQKEKNKEYNFSNKNKIAIDGVIFQLQKGRPYGISRVWISLLNEISKTELVKDIILLDRGGTAPKFTGIKSIAIKEYDHIKFESDSLYLQEVCDDNEVSLFISTYYTYPENTHNALLLHDMIPEILGLDLTKSEWRAKLKALAKANAYFGVSQNTIDDFRKLYPEYCDKKSYLVSNAVAGDFHPRKKSELENFKSKFNIKKPYFILVGNRLEYKNAILFFKAFAKLENKNEFEIFCTGGKPELESIFKSYLEGTKYQIQFLRDEELSVAYSGAVALVYPSKYEGFGLPILEAMKSGCPVITCKNSSIPEVAGKAAVFVDEDNVNEMQHALIEIQKLEIRNDLIEKGFVQSTKFSWEHSAKALKYAIEKIMDDVSGKKLNTSDPFDTYERVIYSLKSNAEFKKFDSDVSNLKKLFGMSNRIKNSEFISAEKILGKTNNNILVILEQLAKLDSTDGFIDYLIGSIYHYKNEKANALNSFLSALKKNFKHWRVYYLAACSAFDINKFDEAKLLVRKAIEQNQYFADAKILLEKIKKKNKREEFEVSAIVSTYNSEKFIEGCLKDLVEQTLYKKGELEIIVINSGSKQNEEVIIRKYQSKYKNINYLKTENRESIYAAWNRGIKAAKGKYITNANTDDRNRNDALEIKASTLDDNHQIGVVYADDYKTTDPNSTFSSLSKNETCVWANYDSDLLLFGCYIGPHPMWRKALHEKFGYFDENLQVTGDYEFWLRISNKTDFQHLNEFLGVYYYSENSAEHRDKKKTNLEKITLQKKYLCKFILNKTDLENVKEKILNLKSMESYKQYSNSALKMLVRREQGLLVEEQIRVFVNNNAIKITEKSFIKLIELIDNAKSENVFIDQVTYLPIILLLQATFYMSNREYEKAKTAFDEILLLEPQNEFAIKYSKKIEKLNSTIKELSNYTNDVSPVIKATFFEALGLYYTDNYFDSLNMFNKIEDELVESKLNQLSIQYELYKAKAFCLLNIGDLETAKQYFESALEMNPVSSEVCHGLGEVFLQAGIYETSKTMFEWAVKNDLQNSTAIDGLIKVNEILGLDRDHNSLFKSMDVADTNFEIVDNRTESEINL, encoded by the coding sequence GTGAAATATTTTCCTAAAATTACGGTTATAACTCCATCTTATAATCAAGGACAGTTTTTAGAAGAAACAATCCGTAGTGTAGTTGAACAGAATTATCCTAATCTGGAGTACATGGTTTTTGATGGAGGTTCGACGGATAGTTCTGTGGAGATTATTAAAAAGTATGAAAAAAATATTTCTTTTTGGGTAAGTGAAAGGGATAAGGGACAAACTGACGCCATCAACAAAGGTTTTAATAAAGCTACAGGCGAAATTGTAACATGGTTAAACTCAGATGATTTTTACTATCCAAATGCTCTTCATTTAATAGCTGAAATGTATAATAAATATCCGGAAGCAGGATTATATGTTGGCAATGGAGCTATTGCCGATAAAAACGGAAAAAGGATTAGAAAATATTCAAACGATCTTTTATTTGATTTCGATATTCTCTTAAAAGGATCAAATTATATTTTGCAGCCATCAACTTTTATAAATAGTAAAGCAATTAAAGATCTTGGTTTTTTAGATGAAACACTTTTTTACGCAATGGATCTTGAATATTGGCTTCGCGTTGCACAAAAGTATGAAGTTGTTACAGTTAACGAAGAACTATCAGCTTATAGATGGTATGATGAAATTAAAACCAAAAACGGCGGCATTAAACGATGGGTAGAGCTGTGGAATATAATGCGTAGATATTCTAAAGCTCATATAACTCCAGGATTACTTGTAGAATTTTTTAATGTTTTGCAAGAACAGGATGTAATAAATGATCTTGGATTTAACATTGAGGATTACGCAAAAGAAAATTGGCAAAAATTCTATTTAGTAATGCAAAAATATTTAAATACGAATGATTGTATCCCGATTCATTCTAAGGGAAAAGTATTTGTAAAAGAAAAACCTGAGACTAAAAAAGTAATTCCCGTCCAAAAGGAAAAGACAAATCATTTAAATATAATTCGTTCTAGAGGAAGCAACCTTAAGGTGGACATTGTATTACCGGAAGGACACAGTTGGTTTGTTAGAGAAGGATATGCAGAAGCTCTAAAGAAATTTAATGTTTATGGAAAATCATTTTATGTAAGTGATAAGAAGGATAACAAAGAGTTATATAATTATCTCAAAAATCCAAATGCTGATATAATGTTTCTGATGAATACAGAATGGCACGCACAGTACTTGCACAAAACTTATGACTGGCAAAAAAGATGGAATGAAAATAAATTAATTAAAGTGCTTTTTTCATTCGAGTGCATGAATAATCCGACCATAAAAGGAAACAATATTTGGTGGAGTGACAATATAACAGCCATCAATAATGCAATGAAAACAGTTCAGGCTGTTGTTTATGCACATGAAATTGATGAAGAATTATTTGGTAATTATGGAGTTCCGGTTTTATGGCAGCCATTCGCAATTGATGAAAATCTTTTCCCTGAACCTAAACGATATTTATCAAGAAAACAAAAAGCATTCTTTAAGGGTAAAACAACTCCGTTTTATTATGAAAAAACATATTCGAAAAGAAGAGTAATAGCTCAACAATTAAAACAAAGCAACTCATTTGAGATATATGAAGATTATAATTGGCAATCCAACCGGCAATTTATTGAAGAGATGAATGAATATCAGATTACACTTGGTTTGCCTTCGCTGTCACCCACAATGGTTGTTCGTCCATTTGAAGCAATGGGTAGCGGTTGTGTTTGTTTCCAGAATAAAGTTCTGGGAGGCAAAACAAATCTTCTTTTTGAAGATGGTAAAAATTTATTATTGTATGATGAAAACAACATTCCTGAACTTATTGAAAAAGTGAAATATGTAATTGATAATCCTGAATATGGTAGACAAATTGCCGAAGCTGGTTATAAAGAAGTAATGGAAAAACATACCATAAACAATCGTGTATCAGGGTTCCTAAAGTGGCTTGAAGGAAACAGCTTAAATATCCAGCCAGCTCTTCAAAAAGAAAAAAACAAAGAGTATAATTTTTCTAATAAAAATAAAATTGCTATAGATGGTGTAATATTTCAACTTCAAAAAGGCAGACCATACGGTATTAGCAGAGTTTGGATTTCTTTATTGAATGAAATTTCGAAAACGGAATTGGTAAAAGATATTATCTTATTGGACCGTGGTGGAACCGCACCAAAGTTTACTGGAATAAAAAGCATTGCAATTAAAGAATACGACCATATCAAATTTGAAAGCGATTCACTTTATTTGCAGGAAGTATGTGATGATAATGAAGTGAGTCTTTTTATTTCAACTTATTATACGTATCCGGAAAATACTCACAACGCCTTGTTGCTTCATGATATGATTCCTGAAATATTGGGCTTGGATTTAACCAAATCCGAATGGCGGGCAAAGCTAAAAGCATTGGCTAAGGCAAACGCATATTTTGGTGTATCTCAAAATACAATTGATGATTTTAGAAAATTATATCCGGAATATTGTGATAAGAAAAGTTACCTGGTAAGCAATGCCGTTGCCGGCGATTTTCATCCCCGGAAAAAAAGTGAATTAGAAAATTTTAAATCGAAGTTTAATATTAAGAAACCATATTTTATTTTAGTTGGTAACAGACTTGAATACAAGAATGCAATTCTCTTCTTTAAAGCATTTGCTAAACTGGAAAACAAAAATGAATTTGAAATTTTCTGTACTGGTGGAAAACCGGAGCTGGAATCAATCTTTAAATCCTACCTAGAGGGAACAAAATATCAAATACAATTTCTTCGGGATGAGGAATTATCGGTTGCTTACAGCGGGGCTGTAGCCCTGGTTTATCCATCTAAATACGAAGGATTTGGGCTGCCGATATTGGAAGCTATGAAATCCGGTTGCCCGGTAATTACATGTAAAAATTCTTCAATTCCAGAAGTTGCAGGAAAAGCGGCTGTTTTTGTTGATGAAGATAATGTTAATGAGATGCAACATGCGCTTATTGAAATACAAAAGTTGGAAATAAGGAATGATTTAATTGAGAAAGGATTTGTGCAATCAACAAAATTTTCCTGGGAACACAGTGCAAAAGCTTTAAAATATGCGATTGAAAAAATAATGGATGATGTAAGTGGGAAAAAGTTGAACACCTCTGATCCATTTGACACTTACGAAAGAGTTATATATTCGCTAAAGAGCAATGCCGAGTTTAAAAAATTCGATTCGGATGTAAGTAATCTTAAAAAATTATTTGGAATGAGCAATAGAATAAAAAACTCAGAATTTATTTCGGCAGAAAAAATCCTTGGTAAAACAAACAATAATATTCTTGTAATTTTAGAACAACTCGCAAAGCTTGATTCAACAGATGGATTTATAGATTATTTAATCGGTTCCATTTATCATTATAAAAATGAAAAAGCAAACGCACTAAACTCATTTCTATCCGCCTTGAAAAAAAACTTCAAACATTGGCGGGTTTATTATCTGGCAGCTTGTTCTGCATTCGATATTAACAAGTTTGATGAAGCAAAGCTTCTGGTGAGAAAGGCAATTGAACAAAACCAGTATTTTGCAGATGCAAAAATTTTACTTGAAAAAATTAAAAAGAAAAATAAACGCGAAGAATTTGAAGTAAGTGCAATTGTTTCAACATACAATTCTGAAAAGTTTATTGAAGGGTGCCTGAAAGATTTGGTGGAACAAACCTTGTATAAAAAAGGAGAATTAGAAATAATAGTTATTAATTCGGGCTCTAAGCAGAATGAAGAAGTTATCATTCGTAAGTATCAGTCGAAGTATAAAAACATAAATTATTTAAAAACCGAGAACAGAGAATCTATTTATGCAGCCTGGAATAGAGGAATTAAAGCAGCCAAAGGCAAATACATAACAAACGCTAATACAGATGATAGAAATAGAAATGATGCTTTGGAAATAAAAGCATCAACATTGGATGACAACCACCAAATTGGGGTTGTATATGCAGATGATTACAAAACTACAGATCCTAATTCTACATTTTCTTCGCTCTCTAAAAATGAAACATGTGTGTGGGCAAATTATGATAGCGATCTTCTTTTGTTTGGATGCTATATAGGACCACACCCTATGTGGAGAAAAGCCCTTCATGAAAAGTTCGGCTATTTCGATGAGAATCTTCAAGTGACTGGTGATTATGAGTTTTGGTTAAGAATAAGTAATAAAACGGACTTTCAACATTTAAATGAATTTTTAGGAGTGTATTACTATTCTGAAAATAGCGCAGAACATCGGGATAAAAAGAAAACGAATTTGGAAAAAATTACTCTTCAAAAAAAATATTTATGCAAATTCATCCTTAATAAAACTGATTTAGAAAATGTGAAAGAGAAAATATTAAATTTAAAATCGATGGAAAGCTATAAACAGTATTCTAACTCAGCCTTGAAAATGCTTGTGCGAAGAGAACAGGGATTATTAGTTGAAGAACAAATTAGGGTGTTTGTAAATAATAATGCCATCAAAATAACTGAAAAAAGTTTTATTAAGTTGATTGAATTGATTGATAACGCAAAATCCGAGAATGTATTTATTGATCAGGTAACATATCTTCCAATCATTCTTTTATTGCAAGCAACTTTTTATATGAGTAACAGAGAATATGAAAAGGCAAAAACCGCATTTGATGAAATACTTTTACTTGAACCACAAAATGAATTTGCGATAAAATACTCGAAGAAAATAGAAAAGTTAAATTCAACAATTAAAGAATTGAGTAATTATACGAATGATGTATCCCCGGTAATCAAAGCCACATTTTTTGAAGCACTAGGTTTGTATTATACGGACAATTATTTTGATTCATTAAATATGTTTAACAAAATTGAGGATGAATTAGTTGAATCAAAGTTAAACCAGTTATCCATCCAATATGAACTTTACAAAGCAAAGGCATTTTGCTTATTAAATATTGGGGATTTGGAAACTGCAAAACAATATTTTGAAAGTGCTTTGGAAATGAATCCTGTCTCTTCAGAAGTTTGCCATGGATTGGGGGAGGTTTTTTTACAGGCAGGTATTTATGAAACTTCCAAAACTATGTTCGAGTGGGCGGTTAAAAATGATTTGCAAAACAGCACAGCCATCGATGGGTTAATAAAAGTAAACGAAATATTGGGATTAGATAGAGATCATAATTCATTATTTAAATCAATGGATGTTGCTGATACAAATTTTGAGATAGTTGATAACAGAACTGAATCAGAAATAAATTTATAA